GTAACATAGGAAATCAACTCATCCAACTTCTCCGTATGCCACCTCGACTCCGCCTTCTCCCCCGCAATCAACAACACAGGCTGCTTCAAGTACAAATCAGCCAAATTAAACGCGTCAAAAGTTAAAATCCGCGGCACACTCCGTAGCAGCATCTTATTCTGCGCCCGCGGGTGCTGTCCCCTCGACGTCAGATAATACTCATGCGCCTCCTTCAGATCAACAGGCGTACTATCCTCCAGCTTTGGCGGCACATAAGGCACAGTCTCATATGCAGCGCCCTTACCCTCAGCACTAATCTGCTTCGCAGCCTTTACAATGATATCGCGCTGCTTCGCGGGTGCATCCTGTCCATACCATCCGTACCTCCCCGAGTCACCAATATTCACCAAACTAACCGTCGCAACGCACTTTATGCGCTGGTCGGCTTTCGCGGCTGCAACGGCATACCCGCCTCCAGCGCAAATACCCACAATCCCAATATTCTCTGGATTAACGGTGTCAACGCGCTCGAGGTAGTCGACGACGCTCCAGATATCGCTGACTCGGGCGTTTGGGTCTTCGAGGAAGCGTGGCTCGCCCTCGCTGGCGCCTTGGTGGGAGGCGTCAAAGGCAACAGTCGTAACGCCGTGTTCTTCGGATAGTTTTTTGGCGTAGGTGCTCGCTGTTTGTTCTTTGACGCCGCCGCCCGGATGGACGATGATCAGGGCGGGAGTCTTGGGGGTAAAAGGCTTGGAGGGCTTGAAGAGGAGCCCGGAGAGTTTGATTGTTCCCTTGGGAATTGAGACAGAGGTCATTTTGTAAATTATGACATGTGTTCAGGTGGATGATTTGATCATGTCGATGGTAAGCAATGCCATTGAGAGTGCCCGTACTTATAGGTTGGACGAGCATGGGCTGACGTTCGTTGACAACTGATTATAGTTTGACAAATGTCATAGATTACCCACAAAATGCGCATAATAACCCCAGATTGGTCCTTGGTCGCGAGATCTGGAACCACCCAAGTAGAAGCTCAAAGTTCTGAGGTCATTGTAGCTTCATAGCATTTATTCAGGAAATAAGTGGAGCCCATACATACCGCTAGAccatagaaaaaaaaatttgaATCGCTCAATGAGGCGAATATGATACAAACATCAACCTGCACTAACAGGATTGTGCACACCAGGACGTCGAATATGAACCCGACATCCCTCTTTAGGAATAGCGGATTCCCATGATACGGAAAGTGGGCCTTTCCACACTTTATTCCTGTTAAGGTTAGACCCACCAATCTGGATTGGATATCTTAGGCATTATTCAACGCCGCAATTCCAGGAAAAGCACAGCGAGCATATGGCTGGCTGGTTCCTGCATATTCGCTAGTTACACAATTTGGGCACTGTACGACAAGTACATGTACAACAAGTCAGGGTATATTAGCGCCTCCTGCATTCACTGCCAGCAATGACCCGCCTAGGCTGACACAAAACTGAGATAACGAGGCGATAATGGCCAGCGAAGAGGTTTAGAGTTCCTGTATTAATTTATCTGGCACATGCAGAAGTAAATGGTAAATGTAATTAAGCATTATAAGTAGCGAATACGCCACGGCGCTTACTGTCTTCAAGTCTCCCGACCTATTGCTCTTTAATCAGCAGATATATTCCATCAATTCTTCCTCGAGTCGTTTAAAGACCTCTCCATGAGCTCTACCAAACAAGCCAGCCAAATCCCCACACAGTCGGTCGAGCATGACGATCGGCCGAAAGAGCTCGACCCTCGGGACCGTGCTGCCATAACCGATGGCTTATCGGATCAATCGAACATGGAACTTCTGTCCAAGGCTGGATGTGCTACAAAGAGGAACAGACCGAAAGATGGGAGTAGCGCTCGTGCGTCTCCTGCTCCGGAGAGTCGACCTTCGTGTTAGTGGTCTCCTTGATCATTTAACGATGTCTTGTGCATAGAGGGAGGCTAACTTTGTCAAGAGGCGTGAAATCATGGAGTCTTTATTGTTTTCTGATAGGGGGGGGGAGTATCTGTCTTCGAACGAAGGTTCTGGAATGGAAGGACTGGGCGCCATTGTTACTATACTTCGGATTAATTTCATTATTGTGCTTTGGGCACTTTAGCTATAGCATCTATTTTCTTTAACTCGAGCGATTATATTGGCATCAAATTTGTGATTGGTGCGCTTGTCACTGTTTGTTTCTTTGTTCTAGCCACTGTCTTTGACAGGATTTCCATTTTCGGTTAGCAATTCAATCTCCTTTTATCTCATCTCCATTTCTCCCATCAATTTTTCACCGTATCAGCTAACTATCAGCTCTGGCTTTTATTCTCATATATCAAAGCTATTATACCCGCTGGTTTACTTAACTCTCGAAGCAATGGAGTTTGACGACATTGGCTATGCCGCTTACCGGCACAAACATGCTCTTGTCTTGCAGTGACTGTTGCATACGCACTGATAGGCAATCTTTCGTCGTGTTTATGCCTCTTGCTTCATCTCTTTGCTGTAAAATCCGCGGGAATAAGTCTGCTTTGTCGATATAGCGAAGGAGGAATGAGATATCATGCATATGAACTTAATGATTTCTGAGAATTGAGACGGGGCTGCGTAGTAGATCTCCCAAACAATGGCTGCAGCAATTTGGAGAGTGCCTTTATCCCCAAGTACATTTTCTGGACGAAGGTCATCGGAAAACAGCTTGAAGGGACCATTGTTATTGCGAATGAAACTCAACGCAATAGTTTTCCTCAGATGGCGGCAGGCGTATTTCTCTCGACAGTCTTTCGCATCAAAGACAATACTCCGCTGTCTCTCCAGATATACCTTCTGCATTTTCAAGAGCGACAAGATGTAGTCGAAGGATGTATGATACGCGCTAGTAGGTGTGCAATTGTTTACGTTGCTCGTCCGGATTAATTCATTCAAATGCCGAGTCAAAATGGTGGTCCTTCAATTGAGACTTTCCGGCTTCATCCAGACGCAGACTACCAATACGGTCAAAGCCGAGCTTCCAGAGTTCCAGCAAAGCGtccgccatttgaccataTAGTATCTCCAGCGTCTTTTTATCAATATCCGGGTTGAGTATATACTTCTTGTAATCTGCTTGCGCCTTTTCCACGCCGAGGATTCCTGACATTGGCACCACCTCAACCCAACTCATGATGATAAACGACCCAAGACCAGTTGGATTATCCTCTGCTTTCCCCTTAAGCGATAACCCGTGGCACCCGGAATATCGGTACTTACTGCAATATACTTCATGAGAGCCACCTCATTCAGCACtttctcatccaagagcaTGGGTTTCCCGGGTACGGCGAACCAAATGAGACAATCTTCGCCGTCGTCCCAATGAAGGCGGACGCTGAAATTGAAGGATCCACCGTGAACAGAGCTACGATTCCAACCGTCACGTTTCCGATATCTATTGCTAGGTCGAGGATTCCTTCGTATCTCATTCCCTTAATCTTGCTTGTGAGATTGCTGTACGCGGATAATGTTTATTGAAATATGGTTGATGAGTACTGCTGGATCTCATCATCCAGGCCAGAACGAGTTTATTGATTTACTACTGGCGTGGAAATGCATCGACATTGCGAACGCTTCGTGCGGTCTAGGATCAATAGTATCCAGGAGTATGACACTGAGTTGGACAACGGATATAAGGTGAATATAAGGAAGAAGCATATCGATCTCCCACGGACACGGACAAACAGGGATGGAGCCCAACTGTTCGTGTGCCAGCCGCTGACTATTATTTAGAGCAATACAGAAGACTATTTACATTTTATTCGTGCCCTGGGTATCTTCACGCTTGCTCTGGCTGTTAGTTTATGTGCCGTTAAGTAATTTCACGTTTGATCCGCTCTAGATACCTGAAAAATGTATACTCATGGAAGTTTTCACATAGAATATGGATGAACATAGAGAGTATTCCTTGATTCAGTTTAACCCAATGCAAACAGAAGAAAAGCGCTAATCCTAATATAGAAACCCAACCTGAACTCCATATCGCCTATAACGCCATAATTCATCCATGTCGTATTGACCTGACCATCACTGACTAGTCATAATCTGGTGTTACTGCGCATTTTGCATCACATCCCTCATCACACCAACAGTCCTAATTTCCTCATCGTCGCCATCATTGCGCCGCACATACCCCCTTCTCTGCACATCTGCTATTACATTAGCAGTATTGTATTCCTCCTCATCTTTATCATCAACATCGTCACGCTGCACAAGCCCCCTCTGCTGTAGAAGCGTCCACCCGTTACCCTCCGGAACAAGACTATCACGCCCTTCATCCGATTCCAACGTATGTTGGTCCTGCCACTGAAGAGAATAATCGGGCACATCAAGCCCCCTCTGCTGTAGAAGCGTCCATCCGTTACCCTCCGGAACAATACTATCACCTTCTTCATCCAACGCACGCTGTTCCTTCCGCTGAAGAGGATAATCGGGCGCATCAAGAGCGTTCTCCGAGTCATAGACCTCACTATCCACTGCGCGACGGCCAATTATTTCCATCGGATCATTTATCCAGGTAATGGAGTGCGCCGGACGAGCAGTATCATGAACGGGGGGATCCGAAAGTTGCTCGGCACGTCGTgtatgctgctgctgctgctgctgcttcttgaCACCCTCCGCAATACTGCTGAGTACCGCGACAATCGCCGGATCCCGGGGGTCATCGCGCTTGACTTTGTCCTCTCGCTGACTGCGTGCAAATAACGGATTGCGACCGGGCTCGATACCGGGACCGGGTCGAGCAATTGGGGTGTAGACTGGGCGGAGGTTTGGGTTGACTTGGTGTGGGGGCCCTGTGATTGTTAGTTTGGACTCTGGATGGTTTGGTTGGAGTAACTTACGTTGATCAGGAATGGTAATAGGAACGTGTGCAATTTGAGGTGTTCCGATATGTGTAGTAGGCTTGTTCAAGGTTGCCGTAgtagtagtggtggtggttgtggtcGTATGTGTTGAGCGCAAGTTCGGGGGAGCAGGGGCGGCGAAGGCGATGGTGGTGAGGGTGCTAATGAGGACGAATGGGTAATGCATTTTGATCTGTCCAATTTTATTGTAATTTTCTTTAAAATGAAACTGTTGATTGTGCTGATTGAAGCTGGATTCAGGGTCTATTTATTCTCCATGCACAAGGCGAACGAGGCTGAACTGTGTAGCCCCCGATTGGTTTCGGCCCCAAATGATGGCATTGGGGCCGAACCACAAGGCTAAGTCAGACTTGCAATTAGCTATCTAGATGAAGAGGCTGTGCATAGAATGAAGTATTTCGAATATCAATTAAAATACAATCAAAATAGTATATAGTATACAAAGCTCATAATTATACCCAATGTTACAATCAACCCCTAACCCAATACTCCCTCAATCCATCCTCACTAACACACTTCCACTTCCCAATATCCctatcctcctccctccGATCTTGCATATTCGGCTTCAGCCCCAACCCCAAGTTATACGGTCGATACTCAGGATCCCTGCGCAAGCGCCTAACTACACTCCCATGAACCAGAGCCTGTTTCGGGAGCGGCCGTCGCAATCCATGGGTGTGCCAGCGGGTCATGACGATCGACCCATCAGGCTGAACAGCGGGGCGTTTGAACGGTAAATACTCCAATAACCGCCAGAAGAATGTTGTAAAGCCCTTTCCGGAGTCGAAATCGAGCGAGTCGTGGATTTGCGCTGTTTCTGCTGTCCGCACGGCGTTTTCATGGCTTTGGCAGAGTGTTGTTTCTGTGTTTGATGGCGATGTGGGCGTTGGAGTTGGGGATGTCACTTCCCATAGATCGGGCGTTAGTTTCTCGATTTTCTTCTCGTCGAAGGTTAGGCCTGCGCGCATGGCTTCGTTTACCATCCAGGCGAGCGGAATGTGTGATGTGGGATATGGTTCGTTGTTTTCTCTGTCCGGTCGCCAACCTCCGCCGACGTCGCTATGGTCGCCGGCGAAGTATACCTCTTCGAGATCTGTTGGTGCGTCGTCTTCGGGGCCATCTGCGTCCGCTGTGAAGACTTCCTCGGTCTGCTCGTACATGATCGGTCGGCGACGTTTGATACCCGCTTCGTTGGCGAATAGCACGGGTTGAAACTTGATGCGCCGCTCGTCAATGCTAACCGCATGTCGAGTGATAATCGGTCGCGGTTGACAAGCATTCTGGTTCGTACTCCCGCTATTCCCACTACTTTTCTCAAACTCAGCAACGCTGTTGACCGTGTCGAACAAGCCGAGGAAATAAACTCTCTCGATCGGCCGACACATCGTCTCCCTACTAATCCGCAGAATCTCATACGCCCGATGTCGTCTCCTATGCGACTGCGGCGCAAACTTCCAATCCGTAAACGCCTCCCAGACAAACGGAATCAACTCTTCATTATCAGCGCTGATCAGCCCGACATAATCGAGCATCTCGTTCAGGAAACGCGCTGTATACGCGCCCCGCGAGAACCCGAAGAGGTAGATTTTCGTGCCCGGTTTCCATCGGCGCGCGAGGAAGCGGTATCCGCCAATTACGTGTTTGTTAAAGGAGGTTGCGAGAGCAAGGTCGAGGGCTTTCTGGGTGTTTAGTTTCGCGGTTGGCCGGAGAGCGAGGTTTGCGAGGCTGCTGGGGGAGATTTCGGTGCCGATGCCGGCTTTTGACTTATTAGCATTTTGATTTGACTTGAGTTTGGTTGGGGAATGGGAAGAAGGGGCATACGCTGATAGTAACAGTAGCGATTCTCCTTCGTCCGGTCAAGGAGACGGAAGATCTTCAGGATATTGCTTTCACCTCCGTCGGCACGGAAGGTGTTTCCTGTGCCGTCGAAGCAGAGGACGAGTTCTCGTTCGTTTTCTTTCTCCATGATTATACACAATACTGATGGTGATATTGTTTGATGACAATTATTCTACATGGCAAAGGCGAGGACACGGTATTTATAACGGCGAACGGTCGTCCAGAACCGGTAAGTAAGCTGATAGTTTATGGATCGGCCTGATAATCACGCCCGGTTCACCTTTACCCCGTATCCTGAAGCTCTCCTGATATCATATTGAGTCAATAAGGCTGTGATATACAAGCAAGAGCCTTGCTGACGAGTCTTTTGGGTTTGAGCTCATTGAGGTCGAGTGTCCGAGCGGAATGTGATATAATATGAAGTGTGTTTGCCGAGGCACTAAACGA
This sequence is a window from Aspergillus chevalieri M1 DNA, chromosome 5, nearly complete sequence. Protein-coding genes within it:
- a CDS encoding T6SS phospholipase effector Tle1-like catalytic domain-containing protein (COG:S;~EggNog:ENOG410Q2I3;~InterPro:IPR018712;~PFAM:PF09994); its protein translation is MEKENERELVLCFDGTGNTFRADGGESNILKIFRLLDRTKENRYCYYQPGIGTEISPSSLANLALRPTAKLNTQKALDLALATSFNKHVIGGYRFLARRWKPGTKIYLFGFSRGAYTARFLNEMLDYVGLISADNEELIPFVWEAFTDWKFAPQSHRRRHRAYEILRISRETMCRPIERVYFLGLFDTVNSVAEFEKSSGNSGSTNQNACQPRPIITRHAVSIDERRIKFQPVLFANEAGIKRRRPIMYEQTEEVFTADADGPEDDAPTDLEEVYFAGDHSDVGGGWRPDRENNEPYPTSHIPLAWMVNEAMRAGLTFDEKKIEKLTPDLWEVTSPTPTPTSPSNTETTLCQSHENAVRTAETAQIHDSLDFDSGKGFTTFFWRLLEYLPFKRPAVQPDGSIVMTRWHTHGLRRPLPKQALVHGSVVRRLRRDPEYRPYNLGLGLKPNMQDRREEDRDIGKWKCVSEDGLREYWVRG
- a CDS encoding alpha/beta hydrolase (COG:S;~EggNog:ENOG410QEGV;~InterPro:IPR000073,IPR020610,IPR029058;~PFAM:PF12697,PF01738;~go_function: GO:0016747 - transferase activity, transferring acyl groups other than amino-acyl groups [Evidence IEA]), which produces MTSVSIPKGTIKLSGLLFKPSKPFTPKTPALIIVHPGGGVKEQTASTYAKKLSEEHGVTTVAFDASHQGASEGEPRFLEDPNARVSDIWSVVDYLERVDTVNPENIGIVGICAGGGYAVAAAKADQRIKCVATVSLVNIGDSGRYGWYGQDAPAKQRDIIVKAAKQISAEGKGAAYETVPYVPPKLEDSTPVDLKEAHEYYLTSRGQHPRAQNKMLLRSVPRILTFDAFNLADLYLKQPVLLIAGEKAESRWHTEKLDELISYVTEKVIVPKARHVDFYDRDEFVIVPKARHVDFYDRDEFVDPAVLKIAQFMKARLV
- a CDS encoding uncharacterized protein (SECRETED:SignalP(1-17)) encodes the protein MHYPFVLISTLTTIAFAAPAPPNLRSTHTTTTTTTTTTATLNKPTTHIGTPQIAHVPITIPDQRPPHQVNPNLRPVYTPIARPGPGIEPGRNPLFARSQREDKVKRDDPRDPAIVAVLSSIAEGVKKQQQQQQHTRRAEQLSDPPVHDTARPAHSITWINDPMEIIGRRAVDSEVYDSENALDAPDYPLQRKEQRALDEEGDSIVPEGNGWTLLQQRGLDVPDYSLQWQDQHTLESDEGRDSLVPEGNGWTLLQQRGLVQRDDVDDKDEEEYNTANVIADVQRRGYVRRNDGDDEEIRTVGVMRDVMQNAQ